TTTCTGGAAAGCAAATATTCCCCGGAAGAGTTAAAGAAACGCATCATCTGCGTTACCGACGAAAAGAAAGGCGCTTTGCGCGCCATTGCCCAAGCCCGCGGCTACCGGACATTTGTCATTCCCGACGACGTGGGAGGCCGTTATTCCGTTCTGACGCCGGTGGGGCTTGTGCCTCTGGCTTTGGCCGGCGTGGACATCAAGGCCCTGATCGCAGGCGCCGCCCAAGCCCAGGAGGAATATAAAGATCCCGACCTGTCCAAAAATATTTGCTACCGTTACGCGGCCCTGCGCAATATTTTGTACCGCAAGGGTAAAAAGATCGAAGTGCTGGCCTCTTTTTATCCCAATGTTTCTTACGTGGCCGAGTGGTGGAAGCAATTGTTCGGGGAAAGCGAAGGCAAGGACAAGAAAGGGCTCTTTCCGGCGTCCTTGATCATGTCCACGGACCTGCATTCCATGGGCCAGTGGATGCAGGACGGGGAAAGGACGGCCTTTGAGACCTTTCTGATGGTGGACAAGCCGCGCCACGAGGTCGTCATCCCGCGGGACAAAGACGATACGGACGGGTTCAATTACGTTGCCGGCAAGGAGCTTGATCTGGTCAACAAAAAGGCCTATGAAGCCACGGCCGCGGCCCATGATGAGGGCGGCGTGCCCAACATGACCCTGACCATGGACAGGGCGGACGCGCGGCACATCGGACAGCTGTATTATTTCTTTGAGAAAGCGTGCGGGATATCGGGGTATTTGCTGGGCGTCAACCCTTTTGACCAGCCTGGGGTGGAAGCGTATAAGACAAAGATGGCCGCGCTGCTGAAAGGATAGACCCCTCGCTAAACAAAAACCACGGATGTGTTATCCGTGGTTTGTGTAAGGGGATAGGCCTTGGGTTGCTTACGCTATCCCTGACCCTCCTTGTTCCTACGTGTAGTATGCCATATCCTTTTACGAAATGCAAGTTTTGTGTTATATAAAGGCGTGATCTTGATCATCAACAGGAGATAAACCCATGGGACGTATCGGAATGCCGGAATTGATCCTTATCGTTGCCGTTTTCGTGCTTTTGTTCGGGGCCCAGAAATTGCCGGAGATCGGCAGCGCCATCGGCAAGGCCATCCGCGGGTTCAAGAAAAGCATGCACGACGTTGAGGATGACGTCAAGAAGTGAAGGGTCCGTTTTTCGCCCACTTAGATGAACTGCGCCGCCGCATTTTAACGTCCCTGGCGGTTTTCTTCCTGGCGGTCCTTGTCTGTTTTAACTTCACCGGCCGGCTTTTGTCCTGGCTTATCCAGCCTGCCGGGCAGCTGGTCTTTACCTCGCCTGGCGAGGCCTTCGGCGCCCACATCACGGTGGCGGTCACCGCGGGTTTCGTCCTTTCCTTCCCGTTCATTTTATATCAACTGTGGATGTTCGCCGCCGCGGCCCTTAAACCCGATGAACGCCGGTTCATTGTGTTTTTCGGCCCTTTGTCCTTGCTTTTTTTCTTGTCCGGCGTGGCGTTCGCTTTTTTCGTGGCCGTGCCCATGGCCTACAGGTTCCTGATGGGGTTTGCGTCGTCTGATCTGGTGCCCATGGTCAGTGTCGGGAATTACATGGGATTTTTGGGCAATCTGGTGGTGGCGTTCGGCGTTGCCTTTGAATTGCCGCTGGTGATGGCGTTTCTGGCGAAGATCGGCATCGCGACACCGGAATTCCTGCGCCAAAAACGGCGGCACGCAGTCATCATCATCCTAATCGTTGCCGCGGTCCTGACGCCGCCGGATGTGGTGTCGCAGGTCTTATTGGCCGTGCCGATGCTGGCATTGTATGAGTTGGGGATTATTTTTACGCGGATCGGGTATAAACATAAAACCCCCTGAAACATCAGAGGGTTTTATGAAAAAAACAATGCGTGGTACTTATTTTCTTTTAGCTGTTTTCTTCTTTTTCTTGGTGGCCATGGTGTTCTCCTTTCTTAAGGATTGATTTGTTAATTCAATAGTAGCACAGCCGTACTGATATGCAAAAATTTTTTAATAAAAATTCTTTATATGTTCACGTCCCGTTCTGCCTGAACAAGTGTTTGTTCTGTTCTTTTGCCGTCAGCGTCGGACAAGGCCATCGCGCGGACGATTATATCGGAGCGCTTGAGCGCGAAGCACAGGCCCATCGCGGCGCGCGGCTGAATACTGTTTATCTGGGCGGCGGCACACCGACATTTTTATCCGCCGTTCAATTGAAACGTCTGATGAAATTTCTGCGCGGCCATTTCGTTTTTGAGCCCGGCTGTGAGATCACCATTGAGGCGAATCCCGATGATATTAATGCTGAAAAATCCCAATGCCTGTTGGACCTTGGATTCAACCGCGTGAGCATGGGCGCGCAAACATTTGATGACCGCTATTTGAAATTCTTGGGGCGCACGCACGATGCCGCAAGGGCCCGGGCGGCCTTTGAATGTTTGCGTTCGGCGGGATTCGGCAACATCAACGTGGATCTGATGTATGGTTTTCCCGGGCAAAGCGAAGAGGAGTTGGACAATGACGCGCGCCGGCTCGCGGATCTGGGCAGCGAGCACGTGTCCGTCTATACGTTGACCATTGAGCCCAACAGCCGTTTTTATGCCCGGCAAATGAAATTGGATGATGAAGAAAAATTGGCCCGCCATTATGCACTTGTGACGCGGGTGTTGGAAACAGCCGGATTGTGCCAGTATGAGATCAGCAATTTCGCCCGCCACGGGTATGAAAGCCGGCACAACAGCCATTATTGGACGGGCGGGGATTATATCGGCTTAGGCATGGGCGCGCACAGTCATGCGGCCGGACGCAGGTTTTGGAATGAGGACAAACTAGTCCCTTATTTAGAGAAGGTGAACGCGGCCGGAAGCGCCGTTGCCGGTGAGGAAAATTTATCGCCTCGCCAGCGTTTGGGCGAACGTTTTGTTCTGGGACTGCGCACGAACAAGGGCGTTGATCACGCGGTCCTTGAAGATGAGATCGGATGTCCTCTGGAAAAGGATGTTTTGCGGCAGGTCACGGAACTTGTGGAGGAGGGGTTTTTGGAAAAAGAAGGGACCACGGTGCGCGCGACCATGAAAGGCCGTTTGGTCCTGGACGAGATCGCCAGCCGGTTGGTTTAATTAAGGTAGCACCTGCCTTCTTGAAAGAAGGCAGGTGCTACCTTCTAAAAATGCGCGGCGATCCGTTGGCTATGGCTGAAGAGTTTCAGCAAGGACGCGCGGATCAGATCGCGGTATTCGGCGTGCATTTTCAAGTTTTCTAAAATATTTTGCGCCTGTTTCAAACGTGTTTCGATCGCCGCGAACGCGTAATTCAAGCTCCCGCCCTCAACGAAAATACGCCTCACCTGCCGTAGATCACCCATCGTTTTGACCGGCTTGTTGAATATTTTCAGGAATTCCGCTTTTTGTTTGCCGCGCAGAGTCCGGTTGGCATGGCAGACCAGCAGTGTTTTTTTGGATTCGGCCAGATCGCTCAAGATGCTTTTGCCGATGTTTTTTTCCGTCTCGTAAATGCCGATGATATCGTCCTGGATCTGGAAGGCCTGGCCGATGAGGATGCCGAAGCGGGACAATTTTTTGATCTCGTTGTTGTTGGCGCCGGCGAGGATGGCGCCGGTGACCATGGGGCAGTCAAAGGTGTAACGGGCGGTCTTGAGCGTATAATTCAGGAAGACGTCTTTTTCCGTCACCCGGTCCAAACGCTCAACGCCGTGCACCGTGTCAATGAATTCCCCCATGGCGGTGAATGCCGCGGTCTGGATGAAATATTTGAGCGCGCGCTCTTTGCGCTCCGGCGGTTCTTTGACCGCCAAAAACGCGTCAATGGCCAAGGCATAGACGATATCGCCGGTGATGATGCCAAGGTCAATGCCCAGCTTATCCGGGTTTGTCGTCGGGACTGTTTTGGCCAGGACCTTGTGGAGCGTTGGTCTGCCGCGGCGCAGGTTGGAGCGGTCAATGATGTCGTCGTGGATGAGCATGAAATTGTGCAGGAATTCCATGCACGTTGAGGCATTGTATAATGTTTTCGCGATGGCCCTGTCTTTGGGCGCGTAGCCCTTGTAGGTCAGGATCAAGAGCAAAGGGCGGATGCGTTTGCCTTCGCGCAAGGTGAATTCGCGGATGCTTTCGAACAGGAGTGGGCTGACGAGGTGGAGCTTGTAGTCCTTTTTGACGGTGTTGAGGAAGGAAGCTAAACTCGCGTCAATATTTTTGCGGATGCGTTCAATGATCACGGGGGTTATCCTAACATATCCGTTTATTTATCTCAAATATTCCTTTCATCAAGCGCACGGTTGATCTACAATAAAATCATGAAAATAATTCTTTGTGTTCCTGTTTTGATCTTAATGATTTGTGCGCCGGTCCATGCCCAGGAGGAGACGCAACCTGCAACGACTGCTGCGGATGCGGCCGCGCAACCCGCGGCCGTTGCGCCGGCTCCGGCCGCCGCACCCGCCGAGCCAGCACCCGCGGTCATGGGCGAAAAGCGGGAACTCATCCTCAAATTCATCGACACCTTCGGCACCAAGTCCGCCATGGAACAAAACCTGAACACCATGTTTGAGGACATGGGGTCCGATGACCCGCAAACACAGAAGTTCAAAGACAATGTCCGCGTGGACGAGATCATTGAACAACTCATCCCTTTGTATGACAAACACTTCAGCGCGGATGAACTCAAGGCCTATATCACTTTTTATTCCTCTCCTGAAGGGCAGAGGCTCCTGCAAACCATCCCGGTCTTGATGGAGGAAAGCGTTGACATCAGCGCCAAGTATTTTGAAGAGAAATTTCCCGTTGCTCCCGAAGATACTGACAAGAACGTAACCCAATAAGAATCAATAAGTTATAGAATTTTCATAGTCCGGACGCGCTTTTTAGGTTGACCGTCCGGATTTTCTCTGCTATATTATCCCCGCTTTCCGCCTCACAAGATCTTCATAAACCCTTTGAGGAGAACATCATGATCGATCGTTACAGTTTGTCCAAAATGAGCCGTATTTGGTCGGATGAGCATAAGATGGAGATCATGCTCAAGATCGAGGTCCTGGCCTGCGAGGCCATGTCCAAGATAGGGCTTATTCCCAAGGCGGCCATGGAGAAGATCCGCAAGAACGCCAAATTTGACATTGATGAAGTCCGCCGCATTGAAGAGCGCACCAAACACGATGTGGTCGCCTTCATCCAGAACGTGGGGCAGAACCTCGGTTCCGACGCCCAATACCTGCATATGGGCCTGACCTCCTCGGACCTTCTGGACACGTCGCTGTCCGTGCAATGCGTGGAAGCCAGCGACATCCTCATCGCCGACATCAAGAAATTCGCGGGGGTCATTAAAGAAAAGGCCAAGAAATACAAGGACACGGTCTGTGTCGCCCGCACCCACGGCGTGCATGCCGAGCCGACCACCTTCGGTTTGAAACTGGCCATCTGGTACGACGAGATGAACCGCAATCTGGAACGCATGCAGCAGGCCCGCGAGAGCATGCGCATCGGCAAACTCTCCGGCGCGGTCGGCACGTACGCCAGTGTGGAGCCATCCGTCGAGGAATATGTCTGCGCCCAACTGGGGCTGAAGGCCGCCAATGTGGCCACCCAGATCATCCAGCGCGACCACCATTGCCATTTTGTCACGACGCTGGCCCTGATCGGCTGTTCGCTGGAGAAATTTGCCACCGAGATCCGCGCTTTGCAAAAGACGGAATTGCTGGAAGTTGAAGAGCCGTTCTTCAAGGGCCAGATCGGTTCGTCGGCCATGCCGCACAAGAGAAACCCCGTGACCTGCGAGCGCATCTGCGGGTTGTCCCGCATTTTGCGCGCCAACGCCATGGTGGCTTTTGAGAACATCAATCTCTGGCACGAGCGCGACATCAGCCATTCTTCCGCCGAGCGCGTCATTTTGCCGGATTCAACGATCGCTTTGAATTACATGCTCAACAAGTTCATCCCCATCGTTGAGGGACTGCTGGTGTACCCCAAGAATATGATCGCGTCGCTGTCCAAGACGCGCGGGCTCATTTATTCCCAGCGTATTCTTTTGGAGCTCATGAAAAAAGGCCTGCCCCGCGACACGGCGTACGAGATCATCCAATCCTGCGCCATGCAGGTCTGGCAGGAAAGCACGGAGTTCAAGGACGTGCTGTACCGCGACCGGCGCGTGCGCAAATATCTTTCCAAGAACGAGATCGACGGGTGCTTTGACATCAAGTTTTACATCCGTCATCGCGACAAGGTCTTTAAACGCGCGGGGATCAAATGATGCAGAAAGTCCAGCCGATCTACGAAGGCAAGGCCAAGATCCTTTACACGACCCAGGACCCGGACCTGCTCATCCAATATTTCAAGGATGATGCCACGGCGTTTAACGCCGCCAAGAAAGGGACCATCCGTGAAAAGGGGATCATGAACAACCGCATCGCGGCCAAGATCTTTGAGTATCTGGCCGGCTGCGGCATCCCGACGCATTTTGAACGCCTGTTGAGCGACCGGGAAATGCTGGTCAAAAAGGTGAGCATCGTCCCTTTGGAGGTCATCGTGCGCAACCGCGCCGCCGGGACCTTGTGCCGTTTGCTGGGCCTGGCCGAAGGCACGACCCTGGCCTGTCCGACGCTGGAATTCTGCTACAAGAATGACGCTTTGGGCGATCCTCTGGTCAATGAGTATCACATCCGGGCCCTGGGGCTTGCCACCGACGAGGAAATGACAAAGATCTCCGCGATGGCCCTGTCCATCAACGGGCATTTGCAGGCGTTTTTCAAAAAACTGAACATTGAACTGATCGACTTTAAACTGGAATTCGGACGCTGCAAAGGCGATATCATCCTGGCGGATGAGATCTCTCCTGATACCTGCCGTTTATGGGAATTGGGTACGGGCGAAAAGCTCGATAAGGACCGTTTCCGCAGGGACTTGGGCAATATCGAAGAGGCCTATCAGGAAGTTCTGCGCCGCGTCAGCGCTTAAATTCTCACCTTATGGTTTGGCGTGTAGAGATCCGTGAAAAAGAAGGGGTCAATGACTGTCTTGGGCAAAGCATTGCCCAGGAGATCGTTGATCTGGGACTGACGTCGGTCAAACGCGTGCGGACCGCAGCGGTGTATCTTTTGCACGGCCCATTGAACGGCACGGACGCAGACAGGATCTGCCGCGAACTTCTGTGTGACCCCGTTGTCCAGGAATACCGTTATGCCGCCAAGCCCATGGGTGTTTGGGGCAAGGGCGGTAAGCCCAACCACACCGTCGAGATCGCTTATAATCCCGGCGTCATGGACCCGGTCGAGGCATCCACGGTCAAGGCCATCCGTGATCTGGGCCTCGCCGGCATCCGCGCGGTGCGCACAGCCAAACAGTATCTTTTCTGGGGCAAGCTCTCCAAAGCACAAGCCGCTTCCATCACCAGCCGTGTGCTGATGAACAAACTCATCCAGCACGCCGTTGTTAAACCCGCCGACCCTTTCAAAAACATTTCCTCCACAGCTTCCAGCAACGCGTTTAACATGGTCACGGTGGATCTGCTGGGCTCCTCGGACAAAGGGCT
The sequence above is a segment of the Candidatus Omnitrophota bacterium genome. Coding sequences within it:
- the tatC gene encoding twin-arginine translocase subunit TatC — its product is MKGPFFAHLDELRRRILTSLAVFFLAVLVCFNFTGRLLSWLIQPAGQLVFTSPGEAFGAHITVAVTAGFVLSFPFILYQLWMFAAAALKPDERRFIVFFGPLSLLFFLSGVAFAFFVAVPMAYRFLMGFASSDLVPMVSVGNYMGFLGNLVVAFGVAFELPLVMAFLAKIGIATPEFLRQKRRHAVIIILIVAAVLTPPDVVSQVLLAVPMLALYELGIIFTRIGYKHKTP
- a CDS encoding twin-arginine translocase TatA/TatE family subunit; its protein translation is MGRIGMPELILIVAVFVLLFGAQKLPEIGSAIGKAIRGFKKSMHDVEDDVKK
- a CDS encoding polyprenyl synthetase family protein; amino-acid sequence: MIIERIRKNIDASLASFLNTVKKDYKLHLVSPLLFESIREFTLREGKRIRPLLLILTYKGYAPKDRAIAKTLYNASTCMEFLHNFMLIHDDIIDRSNLRRGRPTLHKVLAKTVPTTNPDKLGIDLGIITGDIVYALAIDAFLAVKEPPERKERALKYFIQTAAFTAMGEFIDTVHGVERLDRVTEKDVFLNYTLKTARYTFDCPMVTGAILAGANNNEIKKLSRFGILIGQAFQIQDDIIGIYETEKNIGKSILSDLAESKKTLLVCHANRTLRGKQKAEFLKIFNKPVKTMGDLRQVRRIFVEGGSLNYAFAAIETRLKQAQNILENLKMHAEYRDLIRASLLKLFSHSQRIAAHF
- a CDS encoding glucose-6-phosphate isomerase yields the protein MGIVLNTGHLKGFVQNSDLDALQPQVQKAHDALHQKTGAGAQFTGWVDLPSRVPDALIAELDRLAAEVQKNSDVLVSIGIGGSYLGIRATLEFLGGAPKLPVYYTGHNMSGDSLHTLLETIKDKRVTVIVISKSGTTTEPAIAFRVIKKFLESKYSPEELKKRIICVTDEKKGALRAIAQARGYRTFVIPDDVGGRYSVLTPVGLVPLALAGVDIKALIAGAAQAQEEYKDPDLSKNICYRYAALRNILYRKGKKIEVLASFYPNVSYVAEWWKQLFGESEGKDKKGLFPASLIMSTDLHSMGQWMQDGERTAFETFLMVDKPRHEVVIPRDKDDTDGFNYVAGKELDLVNKKAYEATAAAHDEGGVPNMTLTMDRADARHIGQLYYFFEKACGISGYLLGVNPFDQPGVEAYKTKMAALLKG
- a CDS encoding DUF2059 domain-containing protein produces the protein MKIILCVPVLILMICAPVHAQEETQPATTAADAAAQPAAVAPAPAAAPAEPAPAVMGEKRELILKFIDTFGTKSAMEQNLNTMFEDMGSDDPQTQKFKDNVRVDEIIEQLIPLYDKHFSADELKAYITFYSSPEGQRLLQTIPVLMEESVDISAKYFEEKFPVAPEDTDKNVTQ
- the hemW gene encoding radical SAM family heme chaperone HemW, whose amino-acid sequence is MQKFFNKNSLYVHVPFCLNKCLFCSFAVSVGQGHRADDYIGALEREAQAHRGARLNTVYLGGGTPTFLSAVQLKRLMKFLRGHFVFEPGCEITIEANPDDINAEKSQCLLDLGFNRVSMGAQTFDDRYLKFLGRTHDAARARAAFECLRSAGFGNINVDLMYGFPGQSEEELDNDARRLADLGSEHVSVYTLTIEPNSRFYARQMKLDDEEKLARHYALVTRVLETAGLCQYEISNFARHGYESRHNSHYWTGGDYIGLGMGAHSHAAGRRFWNEDKLVPYLEKVNAAGSAVAGEENLSPRQRLGERFVLGLRTNKGVDHAVLEDEIGCPLEKDVLRQVTELVEEGFLEKEGTTVRATMKGRLVLDEIASRLV
- a CDS encoding phosphoribosylaminoimidazolesuccinocarboxamide synthase, with the translated sequence MQKVQPIYEGKAKILYTTQDPDLLIQYFKDDATAFNAAKKGTIREKGIMNNRIAAKIFEYLAGCGIPTHFERLLSDREMLVKKVSIVPLEVIVRNRAAGTLCRLLGLAEGTTLACPTLEFCYKNDALGDPLVNEYHIRALGLATDEEMTKISAMALSINGHLQAFFKKLNIELIDFKLEFGRCKGDIILADEISPDTCRLWELGTGEKLDKDRFRRDLGNIEEAYQEVLRRVSA
- the purB gene encoding adenylosuccinate lyase, whose product is MIDRYSLSKMSRIWSDEHKMEIMLKIEVLACEAMSKIGLIPKAAMEKIRKNAKFDIDEVRRIEERTKHDVVAFIQNVGQNLGSDAQYLHMGLTSSDLLDTSLSVQCVEASDILIADIKKFAGVIKEKAKKYKDTVCVARTHGVHAEPTTFGLKLAIWYDEMNRNLERMQQARESMRIGKLSGAVGTYASVEPSVEEYVCAQLGLKAANVATQIIQRDHHCHFVTTLALIGCSLEKFATEIRALQKTELLEVEEPFFKGQIGSSAMPHKRNPVTCERICGLSRILRANAMVAFENINLWHERDISHSSAERVILPDSTIALNYMLNKFIPIVEGLLVYPKNMIASLSKTRGLIYSQRILLELMKKGLPRDTAYEIIQSCAMQVWQESTEFKDVLYRDRRVRKYLSKNEIDGCFDIKFYIRHRDKVFKRAGIK